A single region of the Ancylobacter novellus DSM 506 genome encodes:
- a CDS encoding RrF2 family transcriptional regulator, producing the protein MRLTRYSDYAMRVMLYLAARGDRPCSISEMAAAYGISQNHLMKVMNDLGRAGYVASTRGRNGGFRLARPANEIVVGDLLRHTEDDLDLVDCPRCVLSRGCGLSSVLDEALMAFLAVLDRYTLADLIDRRQGFQSLLLSLDSGMGRIQPGLA; encoded by the coding sequence ATGCGACTGACCCGCTACTCCGATTACGCCATGCGCGTGATGCTCTATCTCGCGGCACGCGGCGACCGTCCGTGCTCCATATCGGAGATGGCGGCAGCCTACGGTATTTCGCAGAACCACCTGATGAAGGTCATGAACGACCTAGGGCGGGCCGGCTATGTGGCGAGCACGCGCGGGCGCAATGGCGGCTTCCGGCTGGCGCGGCCGGCGAACGAGATCGTGGTTGGCGACCTGCTGCGGCACACCGAGGACGATCTCGACCTCGTCGATTGCCCGCGTTGCGTGCTGTCGCGCGGCTGCGGCCTATCCTCGGTGCTGGACGAGGCGCTGATGGCGTTCCTCGCCGTGCTCGACCGCTACACGCTGGCGGACCTCATCGACCGGCGGCAGGGCTTCCAGAGCCTGCTGCTTTCCCTCGATTCCGGCATGGGCCGGATTCAGCCCGGACTGGCGTGA
- a CDS encoding PPC domain-containing DNA-binding protein gives MKSKLLGEGEGGRLFALVLDPGEEAFAAIRDFAAKEGISAASVTAIGAFSRATVGWFDFDTRDYRRIPVEEQCEVLSALGDIARDDDGKASLHLHAVLGLSDGSTRGGHLLDGIVRPTLEVMITETPAHLHRRKRPGLGISLIDLGSG, from the coding sequence ATGAAATCCAAGTTGCTCGGCGAAGGCGAGGGTGGTCGCCTGTTCGCGCTCGTGCTCGATCCCGGCGAAGAGGCGTTCGCCGCCATCCGCGACTTCGCCGCGAAGGAGGGGATCAGTGCCGCCTCCGTCACCGCCATCGGCGCCTTCTCGCGGGCGACGGTCGGCTGGTTCGATTTCGACACCAGGGACTATCGCCGCATCCCGGTCGAGGAGCAGTGCGAGGTGCTGAGCGCGCTCGGCGACATCGCCCGCGACGACGACGGCAAGGCGAGCCTGCATCTGCACGCCGTACTCGGCCTGTCCGACGGCTCGACCCGCGGCGGGCACCTGCTCGACGGCATTGTCCGGCCGACGCTGGAGGTGATGATCACCGAGACCCCGGCGCATCTGCACCGCCGAAAGCGCCCCGGCCTCGGCATCTCGCTCATCGACCTCGGCAGCGGGTGA
- a CDS encoding DUF2735 domain-containing protein — protein sequence MRTNIQRASAQIVQFPVGGRAGLAARRAELRASEPLKVNPAVIFGSWYHEEAIREDAGPKN from the coding sequence ATGCGTACCAACATCCAGCGCGCAAGCGCGCAGATCGTCCAGTTCCCTGTCGGTGGCCGCGCGGGTCTTGCCGCCCGTCGCGCCGAGCTTCGCGCTTCCGAGCCGCTCAAGGTAAACCCGGCCGTCATCTTCGGCAGCTGGTACCACGAAGAGGCCATTCGGGAAGACGCTGGCCCCAAGAACTGA
- a CDS encoding PAS domain S-box protein: MTDTAAATAQPAHVDQRGPRAFVVESRHKESEVITSFVLRPADGRPPAPHEAGQHLTLFAEVPGHGRQKRNFTISSAPNGETYRITVKREPAGTVTKWLHDSAEPGTRLDIARPDGSFVLPRGDERPIVMVSAGVGLTPMVAMLEEFVREKRHVRVQFVHCTQNGGTHALGKHVRDLAAASDGIETTFLYTRPESGDVAGRDFDISGHLSLDWLAAHTPLNEAEYFVCGPLRFLRDFVPGLAQRGVPVERLNYEFFGPVEDLFGDATDGGTTPSPQSGTVAARTARAVHGFSREQIGDALLDSAADAIIASATDGTIVLWNAGAERIFGFTEEEALGQSLDIIIPEPFRARHWEGYDETIASGVSRYGAGDLLAVPGLHKDGRRISIEFTIVLMKDETGKVTGMVAALRDVTARFEETKALKKKLAALEAATGGNS, from the coding sequence ATGACCGATACCGCCGCGGCAACAGCGCAGCCCGCTCATGTGGATCAGCGAGGCCCCCGCGCCTTCGTCGTCGAGAGCCGCCACAAGGAGAGCGAGGTCATCACCTCCTTCGTGCTGCGCCCGGCGGATGGTCGCCCGCCGGCGCCGCACGAGGCGGGGCAGCACCTCACGTTGTTCGCCGAGGTGCCGGGCCATGGCCGGCAGAAGCGCAACTTCACCATCTCCTCGGCGCCGAACGGCGAGACCTACCGGATCACGGTGAAGCGCGAGCCCGCCGGCACGGTCACCAAATGGCTGCACGATTCAGCTGAGCCCGGCACGCGGCTCGACATCGCCCGGCCGGACGGCAGCTTCGTGCTGCCGCGCGGCGACGAGCGACCCATCGTCATGGTGAGCGCCGGCGTCGGGCTGACGCCGATGGTGGCGATGCTGGAGGAATTCGTGCGCGAGAAGCGCCACGTCCGCGTGCAGTTCGTCCACTGCACCCAGAACGGCGGCACGCATGCCCTGGGAAAGCACGTCCGCGACCTCGCCGCCGCCTCGGACGGGATCGAGACGACCTTCCTCTACACGCGGCCCGAGAGCGGCGACGTGGCCGGGCGCGACTTCGACATTTCCGGCCATCTGAGCCTCGACTGGCTGGCCGCGCATACGCCGCTCAATGAGGCCGAGTATTTCGTCTGCGGGCCGCTGCGCTTCCTCAGGGACTTCGTGCCGGGGCTGGCGCAGCGCGGCGTGCCAGTGGAGCGGCTGAACTACGAGTTCTTCGGGCCGGTCGAGGACCTGTTCGGTGACGCCACCGATGGCGGGACGACCCCCTCACCGCAATCGGGCACGGTCGCTGCGCGAACGGCGCGCGCGGTGCACGGCTTCAGCCGCGAGCAGATCGGCGACGCACTGCTCGACAGCGCCGCCGACGCCATCATCGCCAGCGCCACCGACGGCACCATCGTGCTGTGGAACGCCGGCGCCGAGCGCATCTTCGGCTTCACCGAAGAGGAGGCGCTGGGCCAGTCGCTCGACATCATCATCCCCGAGCCGTTCCGCGCCCGGCATTGGGAAGGCTATGACGAGACGATAGCCTCGGGAGTCAGCCGCTATGGCGCCGGCGACCTGCTGGCGGTGCCGGGCCTGCACAAGGACGGACGGCGCATCTCGATCGAGTTCACCATCGTGCTGATGAAGGACGAGACCGGGAAGGTCACCGGCATGGTCGCCGCGCTGCGCGACGTCACCGCCCGCTTCGAGGAGACCAAGGCGCTGAAGAAGAAGCTGGCGGCGCTGGAGGCTGCCACCGGCGGGAACTCCTAG
- a CDS encoding glutaminase: MPDLERIVSDIAEEMRARPDRGEVATYIPELARADPNAFGIAVIAADGQVAVGGDADVPFSIQSVSKVFTLTLALGKIGNLLWKRVGREPSGSPFNSIVQLEAEHGIPRNPFINAGAIAVTDVILSGHQPREALGEILRFMHFLAEDSSIGIDEAVAASEQRTGFRNRALANYMKSFDVLENPVDYTLGVYFHHCAIAMSCRQLAMAARFLAHGGRNPSTGFSVVSAERARRINAIMLTCGHYDGSGEFAYRVGLPGKSGVGGGILAIAPGKASIAVWSPGLDASGNSHLGRIALEALTQRLGWSVFG, encoded by the coding sequence GTGCCCGATCTCGAACGCATCGTCAGCGACATCGCCGAGGAGATGCGCGCCCGCCCGGACCGCGGCGAGGTCGCGACCTATATCCCCGAGCTCGCCCGTGCCGACCCCAATGCCTTCGGCATCGCCGTCATCGCGGCGGACGGGCAGGTGGCAGTGGGCGGCGACGCCGACGTGCCCTTCTCCATCCAGAGCGTCTCCAAGGTGTTCACGCTCACTTTGGCGCTGGGCAAGATCGGCAACCTGTTGTGGAAGCGGGTGGGGCGCGAGCCCTCGGGCAGCCCGTTCAACTCCATCGTCCAGCTGGAGGCCGAGCACGGCATCCCGCGCAACCCCTTCATCAATGCCGGTGCCATCGCGGTGACCGACGTCATCCTTTCCGGCCACCAGCCGCGCGAGGCGCTGGGCGAGATCCTGCGCTTCATGCACTTCCTCGCTGAGGACAGTTCGATCGGCATCGACGAGGCGGTCGCCGCCTCCGAGCAACGGACCGGCTTCCGCAACCGGGCGCTCGCCAACTACATGAAGTCGTTCGACGTGCTGGAGAACCCGGTCGACTACACGCTGGGCGTCTATTTCCACCACTGCGCCATCGCCATGAGCTGCCGGCAGCTCGCCATGGCCGCGCGCTTCCTCGCCCATGGCGGGCGCAATCCGTCGACCGGCTTCTCGGTGGTGTCCGCGGAGCGGGCGCGGCGCATCAACGCCATCATGCTCACCTGCGGCCACTATGACGGCTCGGGCGAGTTCGCCTACCGCGTCGGCCTGCCGGGAAAGAGCGGGGTGGGGGGAGGCATCCTTGCCATCGCCCCGGGCAAGGCGTCGATCGCGGTGTGGTCGCCGGGGCTCGACGCCAGCGGCAATTCGCATCTCGGCCGCATCGCGCTGGAGGCACTGACCCAGCGGCTCGGCTGGTCGGTGTTCGGCTGA
- a CDS encoding glutamine synthetase beta-grasp domain-containing protein — protein MTKYKLEYIWLDGYKPTPNLRGKTQIKEFDHFPSLEELPLWGFDGSSTEQAEGRSSDCVLKPVAIYPDPARKNGALVMCEVMMPDGVTPHATNARATILDDEGAWFGFEQEYFFYKDGRPLGFPEHGYPAPQGPYYTGVGFKNVGDIAREIVEEHLELCLEAGINHEGINAEVAKGQWEFQIFGKGSKKAADEVWMARYLLLRLTEKYGVDIEFHCKPLGDTDWNGSGMHCNFSTKFMREVGGKDYFEALMAAFAKNLDDHIAVYGPDNHMRLTGKHETAPWNKFSYGVADRGASIRVPHSFIRNDYKGYLEDRRPNSQGDPYQIASQVLKTISEVDTKAAAAA, from the coding sequence ATGACGAAGTATAAGCTCGAGTACATTTGGCTCGACGGCTACAAGCCGACCCCGAACCTGCGCGGCAAGACGCAGATCAAGGAATTCGACCACTTCCCCTCGCTTGAGGAGCTCCCGCTGTGGGGCTTCGACGGTTCGTCCACGGAGCAGGCCGAGGGTCGCAGCTCCGACTGCGTGCTGAAGCCCGTCGCGATCTATCCCGATCCGGCCCGCAAGAACGGCGCCCTGGTGATGTGCGAAGTGATGATGCCGGACGGCGTCACCCCGCACGCCACCAATGCGCGCGCCACCATCCTGGACGACGAAGGCGCCTGGTTCGGCTTCGAGCAGGAGTACTTCTTCTACAAGGACGGCCGCCCGCTCGGCTTCCCCGAGCACGGCTACCCGGCCCCGCAGGGCCCGTACTACACCGGCGTCGGCTTCAAGAATGTCGGCGACATCGCCCGCGAGATCGTCGAGGAGCACCTTGAGCTCTGCCTCGAGGCCGGCATCAACCACGAAGGCATCAACGCGGAAGTCGCGAAGGGCCAGTGGGAATTCCAGATCTTCGGCAAGGGCTCCAAGAAGGCCGCCGACGAAGTGTGGATGGCCCGCTACCTGCTGCTCCGCCTGACCGAGAAGTACGGCGTGGACATCGAGTTCCACTGCAAGCCGCTCGGCGATACCGACTGGAACGGCTCGGGCATGCACTGCAACTTCTCCACGAAGTTCATGCGTGAAGTGGGCGGCAAGGACTATTTCGAGGCCCTGATGGCGGCTTTCGCCAAGAACCTCGACGACCACATCGCCGTCTACGGCCCGGACAACCACATGCGCCTGACCGGCAAGCATGAGACGGCGCCGTGGAACAAGTTCTCCTACGGCGTGGCCGACCGCGGCGCTTCCATCCGCGTGCCGCACTCGTTCATCCGCAACGACTACAAGGGCTATCTTGAGGATCGCCGCCCGAATTCCCAGGGCGACCCCTACCAGATCGCTTCCCAGGTCCTGAAGACGATCTCGGAAGTCGACACAAAGGCCGCCGCTGCGGCGTGA
- a CDS encoding DUF1810 domain-containing protein, with the protein MDDPYDLKRFVSAQETVFDTAVAELRAGRKRSHWMWFIFPQLRGLGRSPTAEFYGIGSLKEARAYLAHPVLGPRLERATQAVPLESGRSLHDIFGSPDDMKFRSSMTLFALACDAPDSVFRRALDLGCAGDMDKATLALLDEERA; encoded by the coding sequence GTGGACGATCCCTATGACCTCAAGCGCTTCGTCAGCGCGCAGGAGACGGTCTTCGACACGGCGGTCGCGGAGCTGCGCGCCGGGCGCAAGCGCAGCCACTGGATGTGGTTCATCTTCCCGCAGCTGCGCGGGCTCGGCCGCTCGCCGACGGCCGAGTTCTACGGCATCGGCTCGCTGAAGGAGGCGCGGGCCTATCTCGCCCATCCCGTGCTCGGGCCGCGGCTGGAGCGCGCCACGCAGGCGGTGCCGTTGGAGAGCGGCCGGTCACTGCACGACATCTTCGGCAGCCCGGACGACATGAAGTTCCGCTCGTCCATGACGCTATTCGCGCTAGCCTGCGATGCGCCCGACAGCGTGTTCCGCCGGGCGCTCGACCTCGGATGCGCCGGCGACATGGACAAGGCGACGCTGGCGCTGCTGGACGAGGAGAGGGCCTGA
- a CDS encoding phospholipase D-like domain-containing protein, protein MLRFLSEYWPHITLVTSAAIGVVAAIHAAMTKDDVRAAIGWVGVILLSPFVGAFLYLVAGINRIRQSAAGRRRASQDRRRHHERPPIAIALSPSLSAMKRLGDRVAAFPLTTGNAVELLDSGDAAYPAMLDAIRAAKRHVALSSYIFDNDPVGVQFADALIEAHKRGVAVRVLIDAIGARYSRPSIVGRLMEGGVTVDLFMGNLIGLRLPYANLRSHRKMLIVDGGLAFTGGMNIRAQFMAAFGGDDPARDTHFRVEGPAVEQLLTVFSQDWSFTTDEFLDGPAWAEAPQGTHGPVAVRVVPSGPDRNLASAHNMIMGALAVAQSRVHVCSPYFLPDQQLIGALTVAGRRGVEVDIVIPSANNLKLVDYAMTAQLDQVIAGECRVWRAEGMFDHSKLMAVDGCWAYVGSSNLDPRSLRLNFELDLELYDPTIATAIETRVAAMMAASRPETLGTLARRPFLEKLRNRAIWLASPYL, encoded by the coding sequence ATGCTTCGTTTCCTGTCGGAATACTGGCCGCACATAACGCTCGTCACGAGCGCCGCCATCGGCGTTGTGGCGGCGATCCATGCGGCGATGACGAAGGACGATGTGCGCGCCGCCATCGGCTGGGTCGGCGTCATCCTGCTGTCGCCCTTCGTCGGCGCCTTCCTCTATCTGGTCGCCGGCATCAACCGCATTCGCCAGAGCGCCGCCGGCCGCCGCCGCGCCAGCCAGGACCGCCGGCGCCACCATGAGCGCCCGCCCATCGCCATCGCCCTCTCGCCCAGCCTCTCGGCGATGAAGCGGCTGGGCGACCGCGTCGCCGCCTTCCCGCTCACCACCGGCAATGCGGTCGAGCTGCTCGACAGCGGCGATGCCGCCTATCCCGCCATGCTCGACGCCATCCGCGCGGCGAAGCGGCATGTCGCGCTCTCCAGCTACATCTTCGACAACGACCCGGTCGGGGTGCAGTTCGCCGATGCGCTGATCGAGGCGCACAAGCGCGGCGTCGCCGTGCGCGTGCTGATCGATGCCATCGGCGCGCGCTATTCGCGCCCCTCCATCGTCGGGCGGCTGATGGAGGGCGGCGTCACCGTCGACCTTTTCATGGGCAATCTGATCGGCCTGCGCCTGCCCTACGCGAACCTGCGCAGCCACCGGAAGATGCTGATCGTCGATGGCGGCCTCGCCTTCACCGGCGGCATGAATATCCGCGCCCAGTTCATGGCCGCGTTCGGCGGCGACGATCCCGCCCGCGACACGCATTTCCGCGTCGAGGGGCCGGCGGTGGAGCAGTTGCTCACCGTGTTCAGCCAGGACTGGTCCTTCACCACCGACGAGTTCCTCGACGGCCCGGCCTGGGCGGAGGCGCCGCAGGGAACTCATGGCCCGGTGGCAGTGCGCGTCGTGCCCTCCGGCCCCGACCGCAACCTCGCCAGCGCCCACAACATGATCATGGGCGCGCTCGCCGTGGCGCAGAGCCGCGTGCATGTCTGCTCGCCCTATTTCCTGCCCGACCAGCAGCTCATCGGCGCGCTCACCGTGGCCGGGCGCCGGGGTGTCGAGGTCGACATCGTCATCCCCTCCGCCAACAATCTGAAGCTGGTCGACTACGCCATGACCGCCCAACTCGACCAGGTGATCGCCGGCGAGTGCAGGGTGTGGCGGGCAGAGGGGATGTTCGACCATTCCAAGCTGATGGCGGTGGACGGATGCTGGGCCTATGTCGGCTCGTCCAACCTCGACCCGCGCAGCCTGCGGCTCAATTTCGAGCTCGACCTCGAACTCTACGATCCGACGATCGCCACGGCGATCGAGACGCGCGTCGCCGCGATGATGGCCGCGTCGCGGCCGGAGACGCTGGGGACACTGGCGCGGCGCCCCTTCCTGGAGAAGCTGCGCAACCGCGCCATCTGGCTGGCCTCGCCGTATTTGTGA
- a CDS encoding HPP family protein: MSAFARIRLFRPILAGATLRDRILACLGALVGIALTAFVSAVAAGNVTDLLWIVPPMGASAVLLFAVPASPMAQPWPAIGGNVISALIGIAVAHFMPLSALSAGIAVASAIAAMSLLRCLHPPGGAAALVGLFAGASSSYWFPLMPVGVNAVILTASAWVYHRMSGHTYPHAPAAPAAAPKPTQELPWTFSRSDVASALEEMGETFDIDTADLETLLRTIEQRALARSYKQLTCRELMSTGLISVAASAAPEEARAKLVASDVRRLPVLDTDGRIVGAVGLRDLIRPAATVRALMTPAATATPEAHAIDLLGRYAHDRVHAVFVVDEDRKPIGVVTEADWLAVLTRGLE; encoded by the coding sequence TTGTCAGCCTTTGCACGCATAAGACTGTTCCGTCCGATCCTCGCCGGCGCCACGCTGCGCGACCGTATCCTCGCTTGCCTCGGTGCCCTCGTCGGCATCGCGCTGACCGCCTTTGTCAGCGCCGTGGCGGCGGGGAACGTGACTGATCTCCTGTGGATCGTGCCGCCCATGGGCGCCTCGGCCGTGCTGCTGTTCGCCGTGCCGGCGAGCCCGATGGCGCAGCCCTGGCCGGCCATCGGCGGCAACGTCATCTCGGCGCTGATCGGCATCGCGGTCGCCCATTTCATGCCGCTGTCGGCGCTTTCTGCCGGCATCGCGGTCGCCAGCGCCATCGCCGCCATGTCGCTGCTGCGCTGCCTGCACCCGCCGGGCGGCGCGGCGGCGCTGGTCGGCCTCTTCGCCGGCGCGTCCTCGAGCTATTGGTTCCCGCTGATGCCGGTGGGCGTGAACGCCGTCATCCTGACGGCCAGCGCCTGGGTCTATCACCGGATGTCGGGCCATACCTACCCGCACGCGCCCGCCGCCCCGGCCGCGGCGCCGAAGCCGACGCAGGAACTGCCCTGGACCTTCAGCCGCTCCGATGTCGCCTCCGCCCTCGAGGAGATGGGCGAGACCTTCGACATCGACACCGCGGACCTGGAGACGCTGCTGCGCACCATCGAGCAGCGGGCGCTGGCGCGTTCCTACAAGCAGCTGACCTGCCGCGAGCTGATGTCCACCGGCCTCATCTCGGTCGCCGCTTCGGCCGCGCCCGAGGAGGCGCGCGCCAAGCTGGTGGCGAGCGACGTGCGCCGGCTGCCGGTGCTCGACACTGACGGCCGCATCGTCGGCGCCGTCGGCCTGCGCGATCTCATCCGTCCCGCGGCGACGGTCCGCGCACTGATGACGCCTGCCGCGACGGCGACGCCGGAGGCGCACGCCATCGATCTGCTGGGCCGCTACGCCCATGACCGCGTCCACGCGGTCTTCGTGGTCGATGAGGATCGCAAGCCCATCGGCGTGGTGACCGAGGCCGACTGGCTGGCGGTGCTGACGCGCGGGCTGGAGTGA